CAGCTTCCCCTCCGCATTCACCTCCGCATcctgccacacacagacacacgtggcTTCAAATCACATTGATTTCATAAAGCCTATTTTTAGGTCAGCACTTGTCACAAAATGCTTTACAGTAACTAAGTGCTATACTGTGATCAGCTGGACAAACTACACAAACTGTCTTCAACAAATCCACATTCACCATAAGAGTCTAAGAAGAAATTAAGCaatatagaaccaaaaagggttcaacGGAACGCTTATGACCAAAAGGATCAAAAATGATCTCTATAGAACCACAAATCACCTAAgcaacttatttgaaaagttatACATATTATTCAATAGCACCTATTTCAGACTGTTGACCATTGTTTTATGCTTCTGTATGCTACTGACCAGCCATCTGGTTAAAGTGAAACTACGGTAATGTTGTCACGTCTGAAATGTAAGGTGTTGTTACACTATTCTACAAGTGTCAGACTCACTCTGAGCACGGCGCTAAACACAGACCCATAAACAGGCTCCATCTGGGCTGCACCTCTTTGGGCTGCTCTCCCAATCTCCTGCAGCCAGGCCTGCCTGGTYGCCCCTCTGCCCCTGTCCTTGCCCCCTCGTAGGGTTGCCCGCTCCTGCAGGTAGACCAGGAGCTCCTGGAAGGCCCAGACCCCTGAGCCCTCCTCTGGAGGCAGCTCCACCAGGAAAGCCCTCAGTAAGGCCTGGAATTGtcccagagagaggacagagcagctggagagaggtGGCTCACCATGCTGCCAGGCTTGaacagggcggggggggggggcataagaGAGATTGTGTGGTTATGGTTGTATGAAATGGACAGATAATGTCTTCACAGCACACACAGGTGGTGGACTTATTCATCACCCATAGCACAGCAGCTACTTTAAGAGAGAGTAGTTGTGGGGACAGCAGATTACATTACAACCAGATTACCGGTAGTTCTCATTGTAATGTGGTTGTAATGACGTCATTTCAGCCAGTTTTGCTTGCGGGGGGTCTACTATGTTGGTTAGCCCCCACAGCCAAGtccctgtgacctctgacctctctgtaAGGCCCCTTCCTCTGCTCCATCCTTGTACAGACTcagctctctctccacctcctctctgtccACGGCTCCTCTGCCCTCGCTGTCCcaggagaagaaaagagacgTCACCTCCTTTGACCTCCTGTCTTCTTCTTTCTGCCGGTTACACTAAAGACAACATAGTAGCCTTCATTATTATAATTCTACACGGCCCATAAGGCCTAAGTACACAGTTGGGCACAGTTTACGGGATAGAAATAGAAGGCCGGGAAAAGACCTTCAGACCACGGCTtttgtacagcacagtacagtacactagtcATTCCATTTCTATGGGCCACAGACAGCTCCTTCACCgtttcctctcgtctctcttaaATCTCTTATCACCTGCTGCAGCCGGCgcagtctctcactctctttctctctgtYGCCAGCTTTGATGTGTTCAGCCAGGCTGTCCACCATAGCACCACTGGATGCTCTGCCCAGGAAACTGAGCACAAGCTGCAGGAACTGCCCTCGGCTCACCGTCTGACTGTCATAGGCACACATGGTCCAGCGTGACCCAGGATCCTCTGCTTCTGTGGAGAGTAGATGGTGATCGAACAAATGACGGCTAGGACATTATTTCAGAGCTTTTTGTTTCTCAAACTGTATCAAAAGTCTTCATTGTAGTCTTATGCTCTGTGTCTTGCCAAATGTACACCTCYAACAAAGAGAAGCCCGAACACTGCTCTTGCTCGTATCACGTTATTTATTCAAGCTTACGGGTAAGCCTCTTGCTCTGACTAAAGTGATACGAGCAAGAGCAATGTGCAGGTTTCTCTTTCCTCTAAGTTATCACATTATGTGTTAGTTCCTTTTAAAATGCAAATGTAAACAACCAAGGAATTCAACACACTCACCTTCAGGTAGGGGACCAGACTCCATGACAACACATAGCTCCTCTATGTTCAGCGCTGGGGTGTCTGACCCTGACCCCTTCATGACCTCTTCTATGTTCCCTCGGTCCTCTGGAGGTTCTGGGCTGTTTATGGCAGTTTGGTGCCCCAGCTCKAGGCTCTCTGTGGGGGTAACCCTYttcccctctcccttcctctcttctcccccctttaTCTCATGGCAAGGATGCGGCATGTCCCCCTGTCCAGCGTCACATTGCGTACAGGTCTTCTCTGTGTCCATGGCTACAGGGCTTCCAAGGAGACCACAAGTCATGTGGTTGTGTCCTTGTAATGGCCCTGTAGAGCAATTGTGGTTGTtgctgttattgttgttgttattgttgttgttgactaCTGATTCTCCAATGAGTCTTGTTTCCCTAGCTTAAATTTGAACATTCAAGCTGAAGTACGGTAACaatgacatgtctatgtcctcTCTGTCAGTAAGCATACGCCGTTCAACGTGAAGGCAGTACGTCAGTAATACCACAACTTGTCCACTAGACGGACTAGAGCTACATGGACATATTGGGACGACGTCATTACATtgtagtatttttttatatatatatatattattattattttttatttattattgtagTATATCAGGTGAGTTTTGTAGATATTCGGAACCATTAACTCGTGATTGTATATCTCCAGGCCTTATGTGaccataattgtgtgtgtgtgtgtgtatctgtatgtgtatGAATGCATTCTAGCATGTGTACttgcgtgcgtacgtgtgtgtgtgcgtgtttactCACAGTGGTTAGGATCATGCATGGACTCCTGTGTGCTCTCATTCTGATCATGGTAGAAACGCAGCAGCAGGACCaacactctctgtctgtccagaCACCCAGTCTAAACCAACAAATAGATACTTTCATCTCAAAGCACTTGTATTAT
This genomic interval from Salvelinus sp. IW2-2015 linkage group LG22, ASM291031v2, whole genome shotgun sequence contains the following:
- the LOC111949650 gene encoding uncharacterized protein, giving the protein MHDPNHWPLQGHNHMTCGLLGSPVAMDTEKTCTQCDAGQGDMPHPCHEIKGGEERKGEGKRVTPTESLELGHQTAINSPEPPEDRGNIEEVMKGSGSDTPALNIEELCVVMESGPLPEEAEDPGSRWTMCAYDSQTVSRGQFLQLVLSFLGRASSGAMVDSLAEHIKAGBREKESERLRRLQQCNRQKEEDRRSKEVTSLFFSWDSEGRGAVDREEVERELSLYKDGAEEGALQRGQRSQGLGCGG